One genomic window of Kosmotoga olearia TBF 19.5.1 includes the following:
- a CDS encoding phospho-sugar mutase: MIRTEKEILQEYQRWLENASAELVQELKSLPENEIKERFFKDLEFGTGGMRGKIGAGTNRMNVHTVSRATLGFADWLLSQYSDPSVVIAYDTRKMSKEFAETAANILSGKKIQVYLFEAPAPTPLLSYSVRTLKCSGGIVITASHNPPEYNGYKVYTHDGTQAVPRYANQIITKVNANDFFNDIQKDSSLISPVPEDVISSYTAHIINLMEELFSAKESLKVVYTPLHGTGRDYVTKVLEKLGHEVIKVEEQFTHDGNFPTVKYPNPEDPEAFKLALRYAGKEGADLVIATDPDADRMGVVCKTREGYKALTGNQVGVIFTAYLLETLKNKLPEKPFIVKTIVTTDMAKTIASNYNVETRETLTGFKFIGELIEESIIKKTGNFIFGFEESYGYLYGMHARDKDAVVASALVVTVAAVLKKRGITLWQYLEELYRQYGYYDEKLLNFTYEGIEGLEKISNIMNSLREKTPSEVAGHRLLKFEDYLEGIKGLPKSNVISLTFEEDLKLIVRPSGTEPKIKFYLMTRGNSKQESTQKLQKLTDLVERIVGR, encoded by the coding sequence ATGATACGAACAGAAAAGGAAATACTTCAGGAATACCAGCGTTGGCTAGAAAATGCTTCGGCTGAACTTGTTCAGGAATTAAAGAGCCTTCCAGAAAACGAAATTAAAGAACGCTTTTTCAAAGATCTGGAATTTGGCACAGGAGGTATGCGCGGAAAAATCGGAGCTGGAACCAACAGGATGAACGTTCATACCGTTTCTCGTGCTACTTTAGGTTTTGCAGATTGGTTGCTATCTCAATACAGTGATCCATCCGTTGTTATCGCGTACGATACAAGAAAAATGTCGAAAGAATTTGCAGAAACCGCAGCAAATATTCTTTCAGGTAAGAAAATTCAGGTGTATCTATTTGAAGCCCCGGCTCCCACCCCTCTCCTGAGTTACTCTGTGAGAACTTTAAAATGTAGTGGAGGAATCGTTATAACCGCGAGTCACAACCCACCGGAATACAATGGATACAAAGTTTATACCCATGACGGTACACAGGCTGTTCCCAGATATGCTAATCAGATAATAACGAAAGTCAATGCCAATGACTTCTTCAATGATATACAAAAAGACTCATCATTGATCTCTCCAGTACCTGAAGATGTTATATCTTCATACACTGCTCATATAATTAACCTAATGGAAGAACTTTTCAGTGCAAAAGAAAGTCTTAAGGTTGTTTACACCCCTTTGCACGGTACGGGACGCGATTACGTAACAAAAGTTCTTGAAAAATTAGGACACGAGGTTATCAAAGTGGAAGAACAGTTCACTCACGATGGGAATTTTCCAACGGTGAAGTACCCCAACCCGGAGGATCCTGAGGCTTTTAAGTTAGCGCTAAGGTATGCCGGAAAAGAAGGCGCAGACCTTGTAATTGCAACCGATCCAGATGCTGATAGAATGGGTGTTGTATGCAAAACACGGGAAGGTTACAAAGCTTTGACTGGAAATCAGGTGGGGGTCATTTTCACCGCCTATCTGCTGGAAACTCTCAAGAACAAATTACCTGAAAAACCCTTTATAGTGAAAACCATTGTTACCACTGATATGGCCAAAACAATAGCTTCTAACTACAACGTTGAAACCCGTGAAACACTCACAGGATTCAAATTCATAGGAGAACTTATTGAGGAATCTATAATAAAGAAAACCGGGAACTTTATCTTTGGATTTGAAGAAAGCTATGGTTACCTCTATGGAATGCATGCAAGAGACAAGGATGCTGTTGTCGCTTCCGCATTGGTTGTAACCGTCGCAGCAGTTCTAAAAAAACGCGGGATCACCCTATGGCAGTATCTTGAGGAGCTCTATAGGCAATATGGCTATTACGACGAGAAACTCCTCAATTTCACTTACGAAGGAATTGAAGGGCTTGAAAAGATATCGAACATAATGAACTCTTTACGGGAGAAAACTCCGTCAGAAGTGGCGGGACACAGGCTCCTGAAATTTGAGGATTACTTAGAAGGGATTAAAGGGTTACCCAAATCCAACGTAATATCCTTAACCTTTGAAGAAGATTTGAAACTAATCGTCAGACCTTCTGGAACAGAACCAAAAATAAAATTTTATCTGATGACTAGAGGAAATTCTAAACAGGAAAGCACTCAAAAACTCCAGAAGCTCACAGATCTGGTAGAGAGGATTGTTGGAAGATGA
- a CDS encoding undecaprenyl-diphosphate phosphatase — MLELWKYTFLGIVQGLTEFLPVSSSGHLTVISKLMNLNLETETLKAFFALLHLATFFAVLFFTYKDVWKIISGVFKKNEQRTAWKMIALLLFATLPAVVVGLGFESQIDKAFSGIVFPALMLLVTAFFLILADRFNGNKKILDLTIYTALMIGLFQAVAILPGISRSGMTVFAALLFGLSREDSVRFSFLMSLPVTFGAGIIELSKVSTETPYAISGFIAAFFAGIVGLWLLKKFVLHGKLRGFAFYCIIVSLIVLSISGGI; from the coding sequence GTGCTTGAGTTATGGAAATATACATTCCTCGGTATCGTTCAAGGGCTCACCGAGTTTTTGCCCGTTTCTTCTTCTGGTCATCTTACAGTCATTTCAAAACTGATGAATCTTAATTTAGAAACGGAAACTCTCAAAGCTTTTTTTGCACTACTACATCTCGCCACTTTTTTTGCTGTTTTGTTTTTCACATACAAAGATGTCTGGAAAATAATCAGTGGTGTATTCAAGAAAAATGAACAACGTACTGCCTGGAAAATGATCGCATTGCTGTTGTTTGCCACACTTCCGGCGGTTGTTGTGGGATTAGGTTTCGAAAGTCAGATCGACAAAGCTTTTTCTGGTATCGTCTTTCCGGCATTGATGCTTCTGGTAACTGCCTTTTTCCTTATATTAGCTGACAGATTCAACGGCAACAAAAAGATCCTCGATTTAACGATTTACACCGCATTGATGATAGGTCTTTTTCAAGCAGTTGCTATTCTTCCCGGAATATCCAGAAGTGGTATGACCGTTTTCGCAGCCCTTCTTTTTGGACTTTCAAGAGAAGATTCTGTAAGGTTTTCTTTTCTTATGAGCCTGCCTGTAACCTTTGGGGCAGGAATTATTGAACTTTCAAAGGTATCAACTGAAACTCCCTACGCAATCTCTGGATTCATTGCCGCTTTCTTTGCGGGCATTGTAGGATTATGGCTTCTGAAAAAATTCGTTCTACACGGGAAACTGCGAGGTTTTGCCTTTTACTGTATAATTGTTTCGTTGATTGTTTTATCAATATCGGGAGGGATTTAG
- a CDS encoding glycogen synthase, whose translation MKILFVSYEVYPLAKVGGLADVAGSLPKYLEKEGVSVQIAMPFHKKVKADNIENTGIVITTKHLPEKYSFEIYKTPLPGSGVPVFLFKNDQLIDSDEVYEGTDLALQAIAFSDAVVKFAETLEPDLLHVNDWQPALIPAYISAFYNGKPKTLLTIHNLGYQGEFDKSYFYKTGLPEKLWQEGKAVKNGAFNFLKTGIVTATAISTVSPTYAKEIQTPEYGAGLDETLRALSDRLFGILNGIDYSEYNPATDKRIPVNFDINSLEKKKENKIALQKELGLPVIDVPVIGLISRLVEQKGFDLIEAAAEKILSNDLQFVVLGTGEERYERLFKSLGERFPEKVSANITFNVDLAQKIYAGSDMFLMPSRYEPCGLGQMFAMRYGTIPVVRFTGGLRDTVKEFNPETLEGNGFGFEEYNPDKLLEAVEKAIKIYENKTLWNQLMLNAMNTDCSWDKSAREYIKLYKHVLNSGRDILNA comes from the coding sequence GTGAAAATCCTGTTCGTTTCATACGAGGTCTATCCTTTAGCTAAAGTTGGCGGACTTGCTGATGTTGCAGGCTCATTGCCTAAGTATCTGGAAAAAGAAGGTGTAAGTGTACAGATAGCTATGCCCTTCCACAAAAAAGTGAAAGCTGACAATATAGAAAACACAGGAATTGTAATAACTACAAAACACCTGCCGGAGAAATACAGTTTTGAAATTTACAAAACCCCTCTTCCTGGAAGCGGCGTTCCTGTTTTCCTTTTCAAAAACGACCAGCTTATAGATTCCGACGAAGTTTATGAAGGAACAGATCTGGCACTTCAAGCCATCGCTTTCTCCGATGCTGTGGTGAAATTCGCTGAAACCCTGGAACCTGACCTGTTGCATGTTAACGACTGGCAACCGGCTTTAATTCCAGCTTACATCTCTGCATTTTACAACGGAAAACCAAAAACGCTGCTAACCATCCACAATCTTGGTTATCAGGGAGAATTCGATAAAAGTTATTTCTACAAAACCGGCTTGCCGGAAAAACTCTGGCAAGAAGGGAAAGCTGTAAAAAACGGTGCTTTTAATTTTCTGAAAACCGGAATCGTTACCGCAACCGCTATCAGTACAGTTAGTCCAACTTATGCGAAAGAAATTCAAACTCCGGAATATGGTGCTGGATTGGACGAAACCTTGAGAGCCTTAAGCGACAGGTTATTCGGTATTTTGAATGGGATCGATTATTCAGAATACAATCCCGCCACTGATAAGAGAATACCCGTGAACTTTGATATAAATTCACTGGAAAAGAAAAAAGAAAACAAGATAGCCTTACAGAAAGAACTCGGGCTTCCCGTAATCGATGTTCCTGTCATTGGTTTGATCTCCAGATTGGTCGAGCAAAAGGGATTCGATCTTATTGAAGCCGCTGCTGAAAAGATTCTAAGCAACGATCTTCAATTCGTTGTATTGGGAACAGGTGAGGAAAGATACGAAAGACTGTTCAAATCCCTGGGTGAAAGGTTCCCCGAAAAGGTCTCTGCAAACATTACCTTCAATGTAGATCTTGCTCAAAAGATCTACGCTGGAAGTGATATGTTTTTGATGCCGTCACGCTATGAACCCTGTGGCCTGGGGCAGATGTTCGCCATGAGATACGGAACGATTCCCGTAGTTCGCTTTACCGGTGGGCTTCGCGACACTGTAAAAGAATTCAACCCCGAAACGCTCGAAGGAAACGGATTTGGTTTTGAGGAATACAACCCAGACAAACTCTTAGAGGCTGTTGAAAAAGCTATCAAGATTTACGAAAACAAAACCCTGTGGAACCAACTGATGCTGAATGCAATGAATACCGATTGTTCCTGGGATAAATCCGCAAGAGAATACATAAAACTATACAAACATGTGTTGAATTCCGGGAGGGATATCTTGAATGCCTGA
- the galT gene encoding galactose-1-phosphate uridylyltransferase, translating to MPELRKDPIIKRWVIIATERSKRPNDFKKQQDQKTESVFCPFDYGNEHTTPPEIMAFRPANTEKDSPGWWVRVVSNKFPALDPNLKPEKFGHGMYDVMRGFGAHEVIIETPEHDTSMALMPEKQVQEVIWAYLERFKALENDPRIRYVLIFKNHGKEAGASLQHPHSQLIATPIIPKRVVEELEGARDYFGFKERCVFCDIVNQELLEGTRLVEENDDFVAFEPFAARFPFETWILPKKHQYNFGDIDEKEVESFASMLKRVLYRIYKALDNPPYNFMLHSGFSGIEGKNYYHWHLEIVPRLTRVAGFEWGSGFYINPVPPEHAAKYLREVSIEEE from the coding sequence ATGCCTGAGCTCAGGAAAGATCCAATAATAAAAAGATGGGTAATTATAGCAACAGAAAGATCCAAAAGACCAAACGATTTTAAAAAACAACAGGATCAGAAAACCGAATCCGTTTTTTGCCCCTTTGATTACGGTAACGAACACACCACTCCACCGGAAATAATGGCTTTTCGTCCCGCAAACACTGAAAAAGATTCACCTGGATGGTGGGTGAGAGTGGTTTCAAATAAATTTCCGGCTCTCGATCCTAACTTAAAACCGGAAAAATTCGGTCACGGCATGTATGATGTCATGAGAGGATTTGGTGCACACGAAGTAATTATAGAAACACCAGAACACGATACCAGTATGGCGTTAATGCCTGAAAAACAGGTTCAGGAAGTTATCTGGGCATACCTGGAAAGGTTCAAGGCCCTTGAAAATGATCCTCGCATACGTTATGTCTTGATCTTCAAAAACCACGGTAAAGAAGCCGGAGCTTCTCTCCAGCACCCTCATAGCCAACTTATAGCAACCCCGATAATTCCCAAACGGGTTGTCGAGGAGCTGGAGGGAGCTCGCGACTATTTCGGGTTCAAGGAACGCTGTGTTTTTTGTGATATTGTTAATCAAGAACTGCTCGAAGGAACCCGTCTTGTGGAAGAGAATGATGATTTTGTGGCTTTTGAACCCTTCGCAGCAAGATTTCCATTCGAAACCTGGATACTTCCCAAAAAACACCAATATAATTTTGGAGATATAGATGAAAAAGAAGTTGAAAGCTTTGCTTCTATGCTAAAAAGAGTGCTTTATAGAATCTATAAGGCTCTGGACAACCCGCCTTATAATTTTATGCTCCACTCAGGATTTTCCGGTATAGAAGGAAAGAATTACTATCATTGGCACCTTGAAATAGTTCCACGATTGACCCGGGTTGCCGGATTCGAATGGGGTTCCGGATTCTATATAAATCCCGTTCCGCCAGAACACGCGGCAAAATACCTTCGAGAAGTCTCCATCGAGGAGGAATAG
- a CDS encoding MBL fold metallo-hydrolase: MRFDLLFAGSSVYVPGKIDAPSSSAALLRDDEKTVIVDPGGYPSLKELETALNRLGVSPDEVTDIILTHFHLDHAFNSIFFPNATVHLHKNYATRKYIAFGTIIGRMYDKVMKSWKRVSTFESGKLWDCIEIIETPYHSREHVSLLVETDNAGTVLFTGDICDRQFHYHEMRKGMRKDEAAKIMLELFEKADVVVFSHDFPLFKNRSDG, encoded by the coding sequence GTGCGCTTCGATTTACTGTTTGCTGGGAGTTCCGTCTATGTTCCCGGTAAGATCGATGCACCATCTAGTTCTGCCGCATTGCTGCGCGATGATGAAAAAACAGTGATAGTCGATCCAGGTGGTTATCCTTCTCTGAAAGAGCTTGAAACCGCACTAAACAGACTTGGAGTGTCTCCCGATGAGGTTACTGACATAATACTCACACATTTTCATCTCGATCACGCTTTTAATTCGATTTTCTTCCCAAATGCCACCGTTCACCTTCACAAAAATTACGCCACAAGAAAATACATCGCTTTTGGAACGATAATCGGAAGGATGTACGATAAAGTCATGAAAAGCTGGAAGAGGGTTTCCACCTTTGAATCTGGCAAACTTTGGGACTGTATAGAGATCATTGAGACACCGTACCACTCAAGAGAGCATGTTTCTTTACTTGTTGAGACTGATAATGCAGGTACCGTCTTATTCACTGGCGATATCTGTGATAGACAGTTCCATTATCACGAAATGCGAAAAGGCATGCGAAAAGATGAAGCCGCTAAGATAATGCTTGAGTTATTTGAAAAAGCCGATGTGGTTGTCTTCTCGCATGATTTTCCTTTATTCAAGAATAGGAGTGATGGATAG
- a CDS encoding CBS domain-containing protein codes for MFVKKWINRAYPTFNKKDTVGKVLEECETYEVAVVVAHDDEGKLAGMTRASKLMNEDPGKPIKELLEEPAYYCYAEDYIEDAILLLIESHDFVIPVVSHDMKLKGVLTVFDILEALMEFTAMDQKGSRISLLLDDKPGVLKKVVDVLAEKEINILSIVTSPEGESKKRVIIRTDETNLKEIVEVLQSNNISFETVTEEEGFCA; via the coding sequence ATGTTTGTGAAGAAATGGATAAATCGTGCATACCCAACCTTTAACAAGAAGGATACTGTCGGTAAAGTTCTTGAAGAATGCGAAACTTACGAGGTTGCCGTCGTTGTTGCTCACGATGACGAAGGAAAACTCGCGGGAATGACCAGGGCCAGTAAACTAATGAATGAAGACCCTGGAAAACCAATAAAGGAACTTCTTGAAGAACCAGCTTATTACTGTTACGCTGAAGACTACATCGAAGATGCTATCTTGCTGCTAATTGAGAGCCACGATTTCGTGATTCCAGTTGTTTCACATGATATGAAACTGAAGGGGGTCCTCACTGTTTTCGATATTCTTGAAGCCTTAATGGAGTTCACTGCAATGGATCAAAAAGGATCAAGAATCTCCCTCCTCCTTGACGACAAACCAGGGGTTTTGAAAAAAGTTGTTGATGTTCTGGCTGAAAAAGAGATCAACATCTTGTCCATAGTTACCTCTCCAGAAGGCGAATCTAAGAAAAGAGTCATAATTCGAACCGATGAAACAAATTTGAAAGAGATAGTTGAAGTTCTTCAAAGCAACAATATAAGCTTCGAAACGGTAACAGAAGAGGAGGGATTCTGTGCTTGA
- a CDS encoding YfbR-like 5'-deoxynucleotidase has product MYQWIVKLLELSTNLFTMYRWNNLPTIMRTNEAQNAFISAQFSLLMSELANLGGEKINEQNLLKRILLKELPKCVLSDISVDTKVLIKEFAPEKWDAVFSTAVEEVVSILPEKTKKDFSETILNARDESPEGRIITVADLLSAKLEAEIHSRFFPEFYEEPLRRLKETLKEFNDFQPYKALVNSDWFENYRRALIVLLSAVRWNRLNRNVKTTVAGHSFYVAISGFLLAYTENQNGNSVDLVEVVKRTLFHDIPESVTGDIITPTKKKVPGFEEVISRVEEHMVNQRIFDSMDSELVKKLKPRILDPFAGKEGEMVRSADLLAAIVECLMEIETGNNQPAFRSALNSMLDQLAKSEFSSVRFVSEDFKWGLRWMGR; this is encoded by the coding sequence ATGTATCAGTGGATAGTAAAACTATTAGAACTTTCGACCAACTTATTTACAATGTATCGCTGGAACAATCTACCAACGATAATGAGAACCAACGAGGCCCAGAATGCCTTCATTTCTGCTCAGTTCTCCCTTCTGATGTCAGAACTCGCCAACCTTGGCGGTGAAAAAATCAACGAACAAAACCTTTTAAAAAGGATTCTTTTAAAAGAACTTCCTAAATGTGTGCTCTCGGATATTTCTGTGGATACGAAAGTTCTTATAAAGGAATTTGCTCCAGAAAAATGGGACGCTGTTTTCAGCACCGCTGTTGAAGAGGTCGTTTCTATTTTACCAGAAAAAACAAAAAAAGATTTTTCAGAGACAATTCTGAACGCCAGGGACGAATCTCCTGAAGGCAGGATAATCACCGTGGCAGATTTGTTATCTGCAAAGCTCGAAGCGGAGATTCACTCGCGTTTCTTCCCTGAATTTTATGAAGAACCTTTGAGAAGGCTAAAAGAAACACTGAAAGAATTCAATGATTTCCAGCCGTATAAGGCATTGGTAAACAGTGACTGGTTCGAGAATTATAGACGTGCGTTGATTGTGTTACTGAGTGCTGTTAGGTGGAACAGGCTCAACAGAAACGTGAAAACAACCGTTGCGGGACATTCTTTCTATGTGGCAATTTCAGGTTTTCTGCTTGCTTACACGGAGAACCAGAACGGAAATTCGGTGGACCTGGTTGAGGTGGTTAAAAGGACGTTGTTTCATGATATTCCTGAAAGTGTTACCGGCGACATCATAACTCCAACGAAGAAAAAAGTTCCAGGATTTGAGGAAGTTATATCCAGGGTTGAGGAACATATGGTTAATCAAAGGATCTTTGATTCAATGGATTCTGAACTTGTGAAAAAACTAAAGCCCAGAATATTAGATCCTTTTGCTGGAAAAGAGGGAGAAATGGTAAGATCAGCGGATCTGCTGGCAGCCATTGTGGAATGCCTTATGGAAATTGAAACCGGAAACAACCAGCCTGCTTTCAGAAGTGCACTGAACTCCATGTTGGATCAATTGGCTAAATCAGAGTTCTCCAGCGTCAGATTTGTTTCTGAAGATTTTAAATGGGGCCTCAGATGGATGGGAAGATGA
- a CDS encoding YraN family protein — MSLKKGKEFEERASKFLKKQGYKILARNVRYSFGELDIVARKGKTLVFVEVKGGNPDFPPRMRVDRAKLRRLELAAYKYIKDFSPKFEESRLDVIEVLSNGEINHLKGVGRW; from the coding sequence ATGTCTCTTAAAAAAGGAAAAGAATTTGAGGAAAGAGCAAGCAAGTTTCTCAAAAAGCAGGGTTACAAAATACTCGCAAGAAATGTTCGCTATTCTTTTGGAGAGCTGGACATAGTCGCAAGGAAAGGAAAGACACTAGTATTTGTGGAAGTTAAGGGCGGCAATCCGGATTTTCCACCACGAATGAGGGTTGACCGCGCAAAGTTAAGGCGTCTGGAACTTGCAGCTTACAAATACATAAAAGACTTTTCACCAAAATTCGAAGAATCCCGTCTTGACGTGATAGAGGTTTTATCCAACGGCGAGATAAATCATCTAAAAGGTGTTGGAAGGTGGTAG
- the gatC gene encoding Asp-tRNA(Asn)/Glu-tRNA(Gln) amidotransferase subunit GatC — translation MKIKVDKKLISHLENLAKLELTDEERKKLMEELEKILNYMSTLDEVNVDDIEEMVSPIENSMTPREDRARKFEHIDSLIELFPKKEGRYLKVPKIY, via the coding sequence ATGAAGATCAAAGTTGATAAAAAACTGATTTCTCACCTGGAAAATCTTGCAAAACTTGAACTAACGGATGAGGAACGAAAAAAACTCATGGAAGAACTGGAAAAGATCCTAAACTATATGTCGACTCTCGATGAAGTGAATGTTGATGATATCGAAGAAATGGTATCTCCTATAGAAAACTCAATGACTCCTCGGGAAGATAGAGCAAGAAAATTCGAACACATTGATTCCCTGATCGAGCTCTTCCCGAAAAAAGAAGGGCGATACCTTAAGGTACCCAAAATCTACTAA